In one Phacochoerus africanus isolate WHEZ1 unplaced genomic scaffold, ROS_Pafr_v1 Scaffold_18, whole genome shotgun sequence genomic region, the following are encoded:
- the LOC125119227 gene encoding olfactory receptor 18-like translates to MEPQNHTHSSEFFLLSLSDDPDLRPLLFGLLLSMYLVTLLGNLLIILAVSSDSHLHTPMYFFLSNLSLADISISTTTVPKMLVNLQTHSKSITYAGCLTQVMLFPLFACLESLLLTVMAYDRLVAICHPLYYLVIMNPRLCGFLVLLSFSISLLASQLHYLMMSQLTFCADVEIPHFFCELSQLLSLACSDTSINIILMYLIGTILAGIPFSGILYSYSQILSSILRISSSGGRYKAFSTCGSHLSVVCLLYGTGLGVYLSSAVSSSSRKGAVVSMMYTVFTPMLNPFIYSLRNRDIKHALWRIISRVG, encoded by the coding sequence ATGGAACCACAGAATCATACACATTCCTCAGAATTCTTCCTCCTGAGCCTCTCAGATGATCCAGACCTACGACCCCTTCTCTTTGGGCTCCTCCTGTCCATGTACCTGGTGACCCTGcttgggaacctgctcatcatcctggctgtcagctctgattcccacctccacacacccatgtacttcttcctttccaatctgtccTTGGCTGACATCAGTATCAGCACCACCACTGTCCCCAAGATGCTAGTGAACCTCCAGACACACAGCAAATCCATCACCTATGCAGGCTGCCTAACACAAGTGatgctttttcctctttttgcctgTTTGGAGAGTCTGCTTCTGACAGTCATGGCCTATGACCGGTTGGTGGCCATTTGTCACCCCCTATACTACCTGGTCATCATGAACCCCCGCCTCTGTGGCTTCTTAGTCCTGCTATCATTTTCCATCAGTCTTTTGGCCTCCCAGTTGCACTACCTGATGATGTCACAGCTCACCTTCTGTGCAGATGTGGAAATCCCTCATTTCTTTTGTGAACTTTCTCAGCTCCTCAGTCTTGCCTGTTCTGACACCTCCATCAATATTATATTAATGTATCTCATTGGTACAATCTTGGCTGGAATTCCATTCTCAGGGATCCTTTACTCTTATTCTCAAATTCTTTCCTCCATTCTCAGAATCTCATCATCAGGAGGCAGGTAtaaagccttctccacctgtggctcccacctgtCCGTTGTTTGCTTGTTGTATGGAACAGGCCTTGGGGTGTACCTCAGCTCAGCTGTCTCATCTTCCTCCAGGAAAGGTGCAGTGGTCTCCATGATGTACACAGTGTTCACACCTATGTTGAATCCCTTCATCTACAGCCTAAGGAACAGGGACATCAAGCACGCCCTGTGGAGGATTATCAGCAGAGTAGGCTAA